The following proteins are encoded in a genomic region of Gossypium hirsutum isolate 1008001.06 chromosome D05, Gossypium_hirsutum_v2.1, whole genome shotgun sequence:
- the LOC121217210 gene encoding uncharacterized protein: MIAKSWEEKEHVGNLKKLFERLRKFQLKLNPAKCTFGATSGKLLGFIISEKGIEVDPEKIKAIQELPPPHRQKETSAGATPFSLVYGMKAVLPVEMEIPSLRILMESKLEESEWVQARYDQLNLIEGKCLKAICHGQMYQKRMIMTHDKKLRPREFREGIRRRGSDSH; the protein is encoded by the exons atgattgccaaatcttgGGAAGAAAAAGAGCATGTTGGAAATCTTAAGAAGTTGTTTGAAAGATTAAGAAAGTTCCAATTGAAGCTTAACCCAGcaaaatgtacgtttggggctacctcgggaaaattgcttGGTTTCATTATCAGTGAGAaaggtatcgaggttgatccagaAAAGATAAAAGCCATACAAGAACTGCCACCCCCACACAGACAaaaagaa ACATCtgcgggagcaactcctttctctttgGTCTATGGGATGAAAGCTGTTTTACCTGTCGAAATGGAGATCCCATCCTTACGCATCTTGATGGAATCAAAATTAGAAGAATCAGAGTGGGTTCAGgctcgatatgatcagctaaACCTTATTGAAGGGAAATGTttgaaggcaatttgtcatggacaaatgtaccaaaagagaatgatcatGACCCATGATAAAAAGCTGCGGCCAAGAGAGTTTCGTGAAGGCATTCGAAGGAGGGGctctgattctcactga